In Salinibacterium sp. NK8237, the following proteins share a genomic window:
- the pth gene encoding aminoacyl-tRNA hydrolase yields the protein MDDQWLVVGLGNPGPGYAGNRHNVGHMVLAHLADELSATFKSHKANAAVAEGRSFGDGPKLILAKPNSFMNLSGGPTAALMRFYKIPVERLIVVHDELDIDFDTVKLKTGGGHGGHNGIRDIAAAVGSPDFTRVRVGIGRPPGRQPAADFVLRDFSGEERKALPNLLSDAADAVTMVAREGLEAAQQRFHSPR from the coding sequence GTGGATGACCAATGGTTAGTAGTCGGGCTCGGTAACCCCGGGCCCGGCTACGCCGGTAATCGCCACAACGTGGGCCACATGGTGTTGGCCCACTTGGCTGACGAACTGTCGGCCACTTTCAAGAGCCACAAAGCCAACGCTGCTGTGGCTGAAGGGCGCAGCTTTGGGGATGGCCCCAAGCTGATTCTGGCGAAGCCCAATTCTTTTATGAATCTGTCGGGCGGGCCAACCGCAGCACTGATGCGGTTCTACAAGATCCCTGTCGAGCGCCTCATCGTCGTGCACGATGAGCTGGATATCGATTTCGACACGGTGAAGCTCAAGACCGGCGGCGGTCACGGAGGCCACAACGGCATCCGCGATATTGCTGCCGCCGTTGGCTCTCCCGATTTCACCCGCGTGCGCGTGGGTATCGGGCGTCCGCCTGGTCGCCAGCCTGCCGCCGACTTTGTGTTGCGCGACTTCTCGGGCGAAGAACGCAAAGCTCTGCCCAATCTTTTGAGCGATGCCGCGGATGCCGTCACTATGGTGGCGCGCGAAGGCCTCGAAGCTGCCCAGCAGCGTTTCCACAGCCCGCGCTAG